The genomic window ATCTTTGTGGTGATGGTGGGTCTGTACTCTTTGGTTATAGGTTTGCCCACGCGAGTCATCATGTTGGTGGGATTATGGATGATCCCGATACACTTGCTCCTGGTTACGGTGGCGTGGAGTGGTGACGTTGAAACGGGGATGTTCAAATATATTAATTTTATAACGAGTACGAGCATTGCCTTTATTTTTTTCTTTGATGTCATTCGTAGATTTGGAGTAGCTTATGTGAGTCGTATCGTAGGGGTGATGCTGGGAGTATTGCTAATACTGGCAATAGTTTACAAAATAAAATATGGTTTCTTCAATCGTGCAGTTTCTTTTTTTCTAAGTGGTCCGATCGTCTTCGGTAGGTTGATGGGGATGGCGACGATTATCTCTCTTTTATATTACAAGGGGATTGTTAAGTATGTTGGGGCTGTGGTATTTACCATGGCAGTAGCTTGGACGCAATCGAAAGCGCCCGTTGTTTTTATAATATTTGTGTTATTAATGATTGCGACTTTTGAATTTTCTAATAAGGAACGAATATGGCTGGTGGCAATATTCGTCTCGGCAGTGGTAGCCGTGTTGATTATTGTTCCAATGGATACCATCGCGAAGTTTTTTTCTAGATTTGCGATGTTGTACGATCTGGCAACCTCGGCGACCTCTACCGTTTCTGAACCATCATCCGGTCCTGCAAGTCAAGGAGGGGAGGATGTTAGTTCCAACGACCGAGTACTGTTTTACATGTACTCGTTACACTTAATTGCGGTCTCACCGTTGGGCATCGGACTGGGGGGGTGGGAGAAGGCCTTACCGAATGATTTTGTGGTGTGGTATCCGCATAATTTCTTCTTTGAGTTATTTACTGAGGGGGGAGTGTTGTTGGGGATGGTTGCCTCTATTCCGTTCATGATGTTTGCGTTTTCTCGGAGAAAATCTTTTTATTATATTGGGCTGTTTTTGTTTATGGCGCAACAGACAAGT from Gammaproteobacteria bacterium includes these protein-coding regions:
- a CDS encoding membrane hypothetical protein (Evidence 5 : Unknown function), whose product is MASVYPANQVYLLNSPMKARTLGILGMVVGFLVILLGKVTPDDRLVISDIPLNTIFVVMVGLYSLVIGLPTRVIMLVGLWMIPIHLLLVTVAWSGDVETGMFKYINFITSTSIAFIFFFDVIRRFGVAYVSRIVGVMLGVLLILAIVYKIKYGFFNRAVSFFLSGPIVFGRLMGMATIISLLYYKGIVKYVGAVVFTMAVAWTQSKAPVVFIIFVLLMIATFEFSNKERIWLVAIFVSAVVAVLIIVPMDTIAKFFSRFAMLYDLATSATSTVSEPSSGPASQGGEDVSSNDRVLFYMYSLHLIAVSPLGIGLGGWEKALPNDFVVWYPHNFFFELFTEGGVLLGMVASIPFMMFAFSRRKSFYYIGLFLFMAQQTSGSLVDARYLLLFSLLALTEKYFEEEVELSDFRARLVKRLPGTPLEKLKQLTEPGVIRVATGRFLRR